The proteins below are encoded in one region of Lactuca sativa cultivar Salinas chromosome 3, Lsat_Salinas_v11, whole genome shotgun sequence:
- the LOC111884111 gene encoding ABC transporter B family member 2: MSSNPSSLSVDGGGVDTKDDKKRETLKPKTVPMLKLFAFADSYDYFLMFFGSLGACIHGASVPVFFIFFGKLINIIGLAYLFPKEASHKVAKYSLDFVYLSVVILFSSWTEVACWMHSGERQAAKMRMAYLKSMLSQDISLFDTEASTGEVISAITSDIIVVQDAISEKVGNFMHYISRFLSGFIIGFVRVWQISLVTLSIVPAIAIAGGVYAYVATGLIARVRKSYVKAGEIAEEVIGNVRTVQAFSGEEKAVNSYIAALSNTYKYGRKAGLAKGLGLGTLHFVLFLSWALLVWYTSIVVHKNIANGGDSFTTMLNVVIAGLSLGQAAPDISAFIRAKSAAYPIFEMIERTTVTKTSSNTGRTLAKLDGHIRFDDVRFSYPSRPDVMIFDKLRLDIPSGKIVALVGGSGSGKSTVISLIERFYEPLSGRVLLDGHDICELDIKWLRHQIGLVNQEPALFATTIKENILYGKDSATYEEITHAAKLSEAITFINNLPERFETQVGERGIQLSGGQKQRIAISRAIVKNPSILLLDEATSALDTESEKSVQEALDRVMVGRTTVVVAHRLSTIRNADTIAVVQNGKIVETGSHEELMAQPNSAYSSLVQLQGAASLHGGPSRAPSMGRPSSIRFSRELSRTTTRSLGASFHSDRESVGKLGVEGVEYTKPTHISAKRLYTMIKPDWIYGLTGTIGALISGSTMPLFALGISQALVAYYMDWETTQHEVKKIAILFCCGAGISITVYAITHLCFGIVAERLTLRVRQKMFSAILRNEIGWFDDTNNTSSMLASRLESDATLLRTVVVDRSTILIQNFGLIMTSFVIAFILNWRLTLVVMAMYPLIISGHISEKMFMKGYGGDLNKSYLKANMLAGEAVSNIRTVAAFCSENKVLDLYSRELVGPSKQSFNRGQIAGLFYGVSQFFIFSSYGLALWYGSVLMEKGLSGFKSVMKSFMILIVTALAMGETLAMAPDLLKGNQMVASVFEVLDRRTQVVTDVGEELARVDGTIELKGVNFSYPSRPDILIFKDFDLRVRAGKSMALVGQSGSGKSSVLSLILRFYDPTSGKIMVDGKDIKKLKLKSLRKHIGLVQQEPALFATSIFENILYGKEGASESEVIEAAKLSNAHNFISALPEGYLTKVGERGIQLSGGQKQRVAIARAVLKNPAILLLDEATSALDVESERVVQQALDRLMKNRTSIVVAHRLSTIKNADEISVIQNGKIVEKGTHSSLVENENGPYSKLVNLQQQEQHRRK, from the exons ATGAGCAGCAATCCCAGTTCACTCTCCGTCGACGGCGGTGGCGTTGACACCAAAGATGACAAGAAACGTGAAACCCTAAAACCCAAAACAGTTCCAATGCTAAAACTGTTTGCATTTGCCGATTCTTATGATTACTTCCTTATGTTTTTTGGGTCCCTCGGAGCATGCATTCACGGTGCATCGGTGCCtgttttcttcatctttttcggCAAGTTGATCAACATCATCGGACTTGCTTATCTATTTCCCAAAGAAGCTTCTCATAAAGTTGCAAAG TATTCGTTGGATTTTGTGTATCTTAGTGTGGTAATACTCTTTTCTTCTTGGACTG AGGTGGCTTGTTGGATGCATAGCGGAGAAAGACAAGCAGCAAAAATGAGAATGGCGTATTTGAAATCGATGTTAAGTCAAGATATTAGTCTTTTTGACACAGAAGCTTCAACAGGCGAAGTCATTTCTGCAATTACTAGTGATATTATTGTTGTTCAAGACGCTATTTCTGAGAAG GTGGGGAACTTCATGCACTACATCAGCAGATTTCTATCAGGATTCATAATAGGGTTCGTTAGGGTGTGGCAGATAAGTCTGGTGACTTTGTCAATTGTACCTGCGATTGCAATTGCTGGTGGTGTCTATGCTTACGTGGCAACTGGACTTATTGCAAGAGTCCGGAAATCATACGTCAAAGCTGGTGAAATTGCTGAAGAG GTAATCGGAAATGTAAGAACAGTGCAAGCATTTTCCGGTGAAGAAAAGGCAGTAAATTCATACATCGCCGccctttcaaacacttacaaatatGGCAGGAAAGCCGGTCTCGCCAAAGGCCTGGGACTTGGCACCTTGCATTTCGTCCTCTTCCTCTCTTGGGCCTTGCTCGTCTGGTACACGAGTATCGTGGTCCACAAAAACATCGCCAATGGCGGCGATTCCTTCACCACCATGCTCAATGTCGTTATCGCTGGCTT GTCACTTGGTCAGGCTGCACCAGACATTAGTGCATTCATAAGGGCGAAATCAGCAGCGTACCCAATTTTTGAAATGATCGAGAGGACGACAGTGACAAAAACGAGTTCAAACACGGGCCGGACATTGGCTAAGTTAGATGGACACATAAGGTTTGATGACGTGCGGTTTAGTTACCCTTCAAGACCAGATGTTATGATCTTTGACAAGCTTCGTCTCGATATTCCTTCCGGAAAGATTGTGGCCCTCGTTGGCGGAAGCGGTTCGGGAAAGAGCACGGTTATATCGTTGATAGAACGGTTCTACGAGCCGCTCTCGGGTCGGGTCTTGTTAGACGGGCATGACATCTGTGAGCTTGACATCAAATGGTTGAGGCATCAGATCGGGCTCGTGAACCAAGAGCCCGCTCTGTTTGCCACAAccataaaagaaaatatattataCGGAAAGGATTCGGCTACTTATGAAGAGATCACACACGCTGCAAAGTTATCTGAAGCAATCACGTTTATTAACAATCTTCCGGAGAGATTTGAGACGCAAGTGGGCGAACGCGGGATTCAACTGTCCGGGGGACAAAAACAACGGATTGCGATTTCACGTGCGATTGTGAAGAACCCTTCGATCCTTTTGTTAGATGAAGCGACCAGCGCCCTTGACACTGAGTCTGAAAAGAGCGTGCAAGAGGCGCTCGATCGCGTGATGGTGGGACGGACAACTGTTGTGGTCGCCCATCGGCTTTCCACCATTAGAAACGCAGATACGATAGCCGTGGTTCAAAATGGGAAGATTGTGGAAACCGGAAGCCATGAGGAACTCATGGCCCAACCCAATAGCGCGTATTCATCGCTTGTGCAACTTCAAGGAGCTGCTTCCTTGCATGGAGGCCCATCTCGCGCTCCCTCCATGGGAAGACCTTCCAG catTAGGTTTTCTCGTGAGCTATCACGGACAACTACGAGGAGTCTAGGAGCTAGTTTTCATTCGGATCGTGAATCAGTTGGGAAACTTGGTGTTGAAGGGGTTGAATACACGAAGCCGACACATATTTCAGCAAAAAGACTATACACGATGATCAAACCAGATTGGATTTACGGGTTAACGGGTACAATAGGCGCCCTAATATCAGGGTCCACGATGCCTCTTTTTGCTCTCGGGATAAGTCAAGCGCTTGTGGCTTATTACATGGATTGGGAAACCACACAACATGAGGTCAAAAAGATTGCCATTCTATTTTGTTGTGGTGCTGGCATAAGTATAACTGTTTATGCCATCACTCATTTATGTTTCGGGATCGTGGCAGAAAGGCTCACTCTTCGTGTTCGCCAAAAAATGTTTTCAG CTATTTTAAGAAACGAGATTGGGTGGTTCGATGACACGAATAACACAAGCTCGATGCTTGCTTCCCGTTTAGAAAGTGATGCAACATTACTAAGAACAGTGGTGGTTGATCGATCAACGATTTTGATACAGAATTTTGGGTTAATTATGACTTCGTTTGTGATTGCGTTCATTTTGAATTGGAGGCTTACACTTGTTGTAATGGCAATGTACCCTTTGATAATCAGTGGTCACATAAGCGAG AAAATGTTCATGAAAGGGTATGGTGGTGATTTAAACAAATCTTATTTGAAAGCTAATATGCTTGCTGGAGAGGCTGTGAGCAACATAAGAACAGTTGCAGCTTTTTGTTCTGAAAATAAAGTGCTCGATCTTTACTCCAGAGAGCTCGTCGGACCTTCAAAACAGTCGTTTAATCGTGGGCAGATCGCCGGATTATTCTACGGTGTTTCCCAATTCTTTATTTTTTCATCTTATGGTCTCGCATTATGGTATGGTTCTGTTTTAATGGAAAAGGGTTTATCGGGATTCAAATCGGTGATGAAATCGTTCATGATTCTAATTGTGACGGCGTTGGCCATGGGCGAAACGCTAGCTATGGCACCGGATTTATTGAAGGGAAACCAGATGGTTGCTTCGGTGTTTGAAGTTCTTGACCGGAGAACACAAGTCGTGACTGATGTAGGAGAAGAACTCGCAAGAGTCGATGGGACAATCGAGCTCAAAGGCGTCAATTTCAGCTACCCTTCAAGACCTGACATTTTGATTTTCAAGGATTTCGATCTCAGAGTTCGAGCAGGGAAGAGCATGGCGTTGGTGGGTCAAAGCGGTTCCGGGAAGAGCTCCGTTCTGTCCTTGATTCTCCGGTTCTACGATCCGACCTCCGGGAAGATCATGGTTGACG GAAAGGACATCAAGAAGCTGAAATTAAAGTCTCTAAGAAAACACATCGGATTAGTCCAGCAAGAACCGGCGTTATTTGCAACATCGATTTTCGAAAACATACTTTACGGGAAAGAAGGAGCTTCAGAAAGCGAAGTGATCGAAGCAGCTAAGCTTTCCAACGCGCATAATTTCATAAGCGCCTTACCGGAGGGCTACCTGACTAAGGTCGGCGAGCGAGGGATTCAACTTTCCGGTGGGCAAAAACAGAGGGTGGCCATAGCAAGAGCAGTGTTGAAGAATCCGGCGATATTGTTACTGGATGAAGCGACGAGTGCTCTTGATGTGGAATCGGAGCGAGTGGTTCAACAAGCTTTAGACCGGCTGATGAAGAACAGAACGAGTATTGTGGTGGCGCACCGGTTGTCAACGATTAAGAACGCCGATGAGATATCGGTGATTCAGAATGGGAAGATAGTGGAGAAAGGAACACATTCGAGTCTTGTTGAGAATGAAAATGGGCCTTATTCGAAGCTTGTGAATCTACAGCAGCAAGAACAGCATCGCCGTAAATAA